One genomic segment of Stenotrophomonas sp. 704A1 includes these proteins:
- a CDS encoding Flp pilus assembly protein TadD: MPVLRPACLLITVLIATAGCRSTSPTYLRAPSLAEPTPAPQDSRNAYLELIQRMQQQDAWYASLAHVDAFRQRYGDSPALRLLQADALRQTGQTDAALALYRELANGPQAAAAAHGLGLIAALRDDDDGSEQALARATQLQPLNTDYLGDLGYARLRAGRFEQAREPLAKALELSPGNAKATANLALWAVLRGDTATAERLAQQASFSDDTRRSVEQQAQQIRARLQHRQAAASPATPRPPGRRPAASASDGPRLASEARREGTDPRDPARLPPSMLERFSSSDHPTGNTP; the protein is encoded by the coding sequence ATGCCTGTCCTGCGCCCCGCCTGCCTGCTGATCACCGTGCTCATCGCCACGGCCGGTTGCCGTTCGACCTCGCCCACCTACCTGCGGGCGCCGAGCCTGGCCGAGCCGACGCCGGCGCCGCAGGACAGCCGCAATGCCTACCTGGAGCTGATCCAGCGCATGCAGCAGCAGGACGCGTGGTACGCCTCGCTGGCGCACGTGGACGCGTTCCGTCAGCGCTACGGCGATTCACCCGCGTTGCGCCTGCTGCAGGCCGATGCGTTGCGGCAGACCGGGCAGACCGACGCCGCGCTGGCGTTGTACCGCGAACTTGCCAATGGCCCGCAGGCGGCGGCGGCCGCGCATGGCCTGGGCCTGATCGCGGCGCTGCGCGATGACGACGACGGCAGCGAGCAGGCGCTGGCGCGGGCCACCCAGCTGCAGCCCCTGAACACCGATTACCTGGGCGACCTGGGCTACGCGCGGCTGCGGGCCGGCCGCTTCGAACAGGCACGCGAGCCGCTGGCCAAAGCCCTGGAACTGTCGCCGGGCAACGCCAAGGCAACCGCCAATCTCGCATTGTGGGCCGTGCTGCGCGGCGACACCGCCACCGCCGAGCGCCTGGCGCAGCAGGCCAGCTTCAGCGACGACACCCGCCGCAGTGTGGAACAGCAGGCCCAGCAGATCCGCGCACGCCTGCAGCACCGCCAGGCAGCGGCCAGCCCTGCCACGCCGCGCCCGCCCGGCCGGCGGCCGGCGGCGAGCGCCAGCGACGGCCCGCGGCTGGCGTCCGAAGCACGCCGCGAAGGCACCGATCCGCGCGATCCCGCACGGCTGCCGCCATCGATGCTGGAACGCTTCAGCAGCTCCGACCACCCCACCGGGAACACGCCATGA
- a CDS encoding TadG family pilus assembly protein, which yields MNRARPITFSRPRGGMSVTLMLVMIALVAMLGLIEIGFLYWAKRDAQKVVDLAALAGAQRLDLCAANNADNSAARQSALVQNGFRGELQIECGNWNAGRNAVDHFSPSVDASNPRNAVRVVAERGVLPFFAQNRSLPTLRVRAVAKRSEPSAVFAVGSQLLRTNGNSPLMTTLRLVGLDVTNATVLSYDGLAQASITPSGLLAALGIPVTADLSVADFNRLLSLNRVSLAQLVNATATVVGRDTTVGVQLQALSNLVGTRLDINQLNILLGSPSGGGGLFAEVISPDGTVGSALESKINVLDLVNAAISIANDGNGVTVQGLNLLGIEVKAGVVEPPSIGIGGVGTRAYNAQVRLMVDVDSDRLFAIGPLLSLLGTRLHLPLHVDVANAMGTLSSIQCGAVPPTATIQVDSSVLRACVGRVDAADRFSKSNVCDATLQNEQLLKLLGQPLINNRITLPALTGSQSLTLAAGQTGSTRINPLAVGTAVSDLVNELLRVLSGMLSSPSQGMTANDTAKALADRYLQAAFPTGGRYNVDQVIPLLRDGDPARNLAPLGNWTVTKGVPKPCLIGLTTCWENGSVWTGFRTTVTGQGLGLLDGLLGSLVGGLLINRCDSLLGNLIDYNGCVRTNLASYIQTAPAGFLDGAGGSGVTTPGNNVTCSGLLCAVLNPVLAALKPVLNSVGALLTNTLASLLGLELGRTDVSVQSIQCSSAQLVF from the coding sequence ATGAACCGTGCCCGCCCGATCACCTTCAGCCGCCCGCGGGGTGGCATGTCGGTCACGCTGATGCTGGTGATGATCGCGCTGGTGGCGATGCTCGGCCTGATCGAGATCGGCTTCCTGTACTGGGCCAAGCGCGATGCGCAGAAGGTGGTCGACCTGGCTGCGCTGGCCGGCGCGCAACGGCTGGACCTGTGTGCCGCCAACAATGCCGACAACAGTGCTGCGCGGCAGAGCGCGCTGGTCCAGAACGGGTTCCGCGGGGAGCTGCAGATCGAATGCGGCAACTGGAACGCTGGCCGCAACGCCGTCGACCACTTCAGTCCGAGCGTGGATGCCAGCAACCCGCGCAACGCGGTGCGGGTGGTGGCCGAGCGCGGCGTGCTGCCGTTCTTCGCCCAGAACCGTTCGCTGCCGACGCTGCGCGTGCGCGCGGTGGCCAAGCGCTCGGAGCCGTCGGCGGTGTTCGCGGTGGGTTCGCAGCTGCTGCGCACCAATGGCAACTCGCCGCTGATGACCACGCTGCGCCTGGTCGGGCTGGACGTCACCAATGCCACGGTGCTGTCCTACGACGGGCTGGCCCAGGCCAGCATCACCCCGTCCGGGCTGCTGGCCGCGCTGGGCATTCCGGTCACGGCCGACCTCAGCGTCGCCGACTTCAACCGCCTGCTCTCGCTCAACCGCGTATCGCTGGCGCAGCTGGTCAACGCCACCGCCACCGTGGTCGGCCGTGATACCACCGTGGGGGTGCAGTTGCAGGCCCTGTCCAATCTGGTCGGCACCCGGCTGGACATCAACCAGCTCAACATCCTGCTGGGCAGCCCCTCGGGCGGTGGTGGCCTGTTCGCCGAAGTGATCTCGCCCGATGGCACGGTCGGCAGCGCGCTGGAATCGAAGATCAACGTGCTGGACCTGGTCAACGCCGCGATCTCCATCGCCAACGACGGCAACGGGGTCACCGTGCAGGGCCTCAACCTGCTCGGCATCGAGGTGAAGGCCGGCGTGGTCGAACCGCCCTCGATCGGCATCGGCGGTGTCGGCACGCGTGCCTACAACGCGCAGGTGCGCTTGATGGTGGATGTCGACAGCGATCGCCTGTTCGCGATCGGGCCGCTGCTGTCGCTGCTGGGTACGCGCCTGCACCTGCCCCTGCACGTGGATGTCGCCAACGCGATGGGAACGCTGAGCAGCATCCAGTGCGGCGCCGTGCCCCCTACCGCCACCATCCAGGTGGATTCCTCGGTGCTGCGCGCCTGCGTGGGCAGGGTCGACGCCGCCGATCGCTTCTCCAAGAGCAATGTCTGCGATGCCACCCTGCAGAACGAGCAGCTGCTGAAGCTGCTGGGGCAGCCGCTGATCAACAACCGGATCACCCTGCCCGCGCTGACCGGCAGCCAGTCGCTCACCCTGGCCGCGGGCCAGACCGGGTCGACCCGGATCAACCCGCTGGCGGTCGGCACGGCGGTGTCCGACCTGGTCAACGAGCTGTTGCGGGTGCTGTCGGGCATGCTCAGCTCGCCCAGCCAGGGCATGACCGCCAACGATACTGCCAAGGCCCTGGCCGACCGCTACCTGCAGGCGGCCTTTCCGACAGGCGGCCGCTACAACGTCGACCAGGTGATTCCGTTGCTGCGCGATGGCGACCCCGCGCGCAACCTGGCGCCGCTGGGCAACTGGACGGTCACCAAGGGCGTGCCCAAGCCCTGCCTGATCGGCCTCACCACCTGCTGGGAAAACGGCTCGGTGTGGACCGGCTTCCGCACCACCGTCACCGGCCAAGGCCTGGGCCTGCTCGACGGCCTGCTCGGCTCCCTGGTCGGCGGCCTGCTGATCAACCGCTGCGACAGCCTGCTCGGCAACCTCATCGACTACAACGGCTGCGTACGCACCAACCTGGCCTCGTACATCCAGACCGCCCCCGCCGGCTTCCTCGATGGCGCCGGCGGCAGCGGGGTAACCACGCCGGGCAACAACGTGACCTGCAGCGGCCTGCTGTGCGCGGTGCTGAACCCGGTGCTGGCCGCGCTCAAGCCGGTGCTCAACAGTGTCGGCGCGCTGCTGACCAACACCCTGGCCAGCCTGCTGGGCCTGGAACTGGGGCGTACCGATGTCAGCGTGCAGTCGATCCAGTGCAGCTCGGCACAGCTGGTGTTCTGA
- a CDS encoding DUF3613 domain-containing protein, producing the protein MNATPLIHRLLPLATCLLLATGARAQTPQPPLTGQMLAAPTQTAPSPQEAEVLPRVDVVPAAASAAPREPSRVAAAPPAPLPPPRTEVGDSTRYLLRLQASGQQAGPRLPILGDQATASYARYLKSFQYDIPQFFDTDVGKPMNSSRTGR; encoded by the coding sequence ATGAACGCGACGCCGCTGATCCACCGCCTGCTGCCCCTGGCCACCTGCCTGCTGCTGGCCACCGGCGCACGCGCGCAGACGCCGCAGCCACCGTTGACCGGCCAGATGCTGGCGGCCCCGACCCAGACCGCGCCGTCGCCGCAGGAGGCCGAGGTGCTGCCCCGCGTGGATGTGGTGCCGGCTGCCGCCAGCGCCGCGCCGCGTGAACCGTCACGCGTTGCCGCAGCGCCGCCGGCGCCGTTGCCGCCGCCCCGCACCGAGGTCGGGGACAGCACGCGCTACCTGCTGCGCCTGCAGGCCTCGGGCCAGCAGGCCGGCCCGCGCCTGCCGATCCTCGGTGACCAGGCCACGGCCAGCTACGCGCGCTACCTGAAGAGCTTCCAGTACGACATCCCGCAGTTCTTCGACACCGATGTCGGCAAACCCATGAACAGCTCGCGCACCGGACGCTGA
- a CDS encoding DUF2968 domain-containing protein yields MRETSGGTAFARYPRGAALLAVAMILVAPSALAARSERTAPAEPARPAPVVRNTVDELKQLMDAQQLTELRTTYNGNYGASLLFNANTLTYYVALFQEKNFWRVIKTDAVDNAERVYRTFVQQTEQLAQVYIDTTRLEAGKRYTERLVAYNEERLRTLQQEMEQQQAQSAQVSAALQQAQQQAVSLSTDVQSTNSQLDALQRRIQILQAEQGNPELSLPTPDAPAVPAAASDGR; encoded by the coding sequence ATGCGAGAAACTTCAGGGGGCACCGCCTTCGCCCGGTATCCGCGCGGCGCAGCACTGCTGGCCGTGGCCATGATCCTGGTTGCGCCGTCGGCGCTGGCCGCGCGGAGTGAGCGCACTGCCCCGGCCGAGCCCGCCCGGCCGGCGCCGGTGGTACGCAATACCGTCGACGAGCTGAAGCAGCTGATGGATGCGCAGCAGTTGACCGAACTGCGCACCACCTACAACGGCAACTACGGCGCCAGCCTGCTGTTCAACGCAAACACCCTGACCTACTACGTCGCCCTGTTCCAGGAAAAGAATTTCTGGCGGGTGATCAAGACCGATGCGGTCGACAACGCCGAACGTGTCTACCGCACCTTCGTGCAGCAGACCGAGCAGCTCGCCCAGGTCTACATCGACACCACCCGGCTGGAAGCCGGCAAGCGCTATACCGAGCGCCTGGTGGCCTACAACGAAGAACGCCTGCGCACCCTGCAGCAGGAAATGGAACAGCAGCAGGCGCAGTCGGCGCAGGTCAGTGCCGCCCTGCAGCAGGCGCAGCAGCAGGCCGTGAGCCTGAGCACCGACGTGCAGAGCACCAACAGCCAGCTCGACGCGCTGCAGCGCCGTATCCAGATCCTGCAGGCCGAACAGGGCAACCCGGAACTGAGCCTGCCCACGCCGGACGCTCCGGCCGTACCGGCCGCGGCCAGCGACGGTCGCTGA